The following DNA comes from Triticum aestivum cultivar Chinese Spring chromosome 3D, IWGSC CS RefSeq v2.1, whole genome shotgun sequence.
TAGTAACCAATTAtaaacttgccccccccccccaccatttTCAGGGAGGTGGGCCGTGTTCCTCACCTATTAACCAATCAAATTAACCCTCTTTATAAAACCTTGTAATTCTTTTGTACGTGTAGCGTTACTCTTATCGTATGAATGCTCCACACTTTATTAGTTAAAGTTAACAGGAATGAAATCGTTCACTAAATTATTAGTTACCAATATTCATTTATGGCAGATGACCCCATTGCAATGGACACTACAAGATTGATCATGCTTCGCCTTAAATACCAGTTGGCCACCAATTTTGGCAGGCAATTTTCCATTTTCTGCTCCCAAGTAGTAAACCTTTAGGAGTTCAGGCACAATATATATCTGCTTTAAAAATAATTGTTTTTTACAACAGTTGGACCCATAGACATATTTTTTAGTGACTTTGACAAAATGACACACATTGGAGTGTTATACTTAGACTGAATGCCACGTTGGTACACAAATGAGCTAAATACCTGCGTTCCTTTGGGTGAGGCGGGTCACCCGGGGCGCAGGGGCCCTCCTCCCTGATCTGAGCCGTCGCGGCGGCGCGGCAGATCTGAGTCCGCCGATGGCGCAGTGGCGGCATGGTgatgggaggaggcggcggagctgcgTGCTTCGTGGAAGATCTGGTGGTGCCGGCTGCTCGGTGGGCGTGCTTGGTCATGACGGCGTAGGTCGCAGTGGCCGGCGGATTGGCCGGTCGGTGGCGGCGAAACATGGCTGGTGGCAGCGGCGTTGTTCTGactggatcccggggcggcggccctggagggtGGCGGCTGGTGAAGCTAGGGCTTCCCGCGGCGGCAATGGCGTGGTGcagtccctgtccaaggcggatctgtgatggcgatctgctatggattggttcggatcagagacggtgacgagcgcgcgggatccttctcggcggctcttgcggcttggcgaggcgggatgggagccctcctcctaggctccagTTGTGGCACACTCAGGCAGTGGCCGGTGCGCCAGGGCTCCTACGGTGGCACTGTTGTTGCGGctggtcgccggatctaggcggctggatctggggctttgaaggcggtcgagacggtgcacaggttgtcgggtggatttcttgggacggatccgggtgaaaacctggtctTCGGTCGATGGCTGAAGCCGGTGATGACTATGACTTTATCattgtttccttcatgaaggcatcatcaagGTGAAGCTCCCAAATCCACtcaatacctccgggggaaaccctagatcagctgatcggatgttggcggcaatcatgtgtcgttacccccttgggggcggcattcttggaggtgcactcggcTTCGCGAGACCAGCGGACAgcatctttggtggagcggtgcttcatcctacacattgatggcgacagatctcgacggcgtggcgcagtgcagattcggagttcgatgtgggaggatggactcgcgcaggaggacgacgctgtttggcgtcgtggtggcgtcgatggtagAGAGATctggcacggtagatgcaacattataactctgaagatggattggtggtagctggctgcggcggcctcatacccggcagacgTGCTGGTTAAGGAGTGCGCCGGGCTGGTAggtgcctcatacccggcaggcgtcctggttgggacctcaggccttagatgtttaggtttggctgcgatgtctgtttggtattaggcccaggctatcagcgccccttcattaattggataggtgtagccacagttgttgcttagacggtggctttagtcttactgttgtatccctttgtaaggtcttgtgagaataattaataaagtggccgtatgcatcgcccagatgcagagaccggggatcctcctctttttctaaaaaaaattgattatttttttctttaCTTCCACATTCTGTTCCTTCCGTGATGTATTTTGACAATACTAAGATGATCAATGATCATGATAGTTATTAGTATAATGCTAGTGGTGTATATGGCACAGATTTATATTGTCAGATACATATTTTTGTTTGGCTGGCTATTCAAAACATACTGATATAAAATAATGTTTCCGAGTACCAATAATTAATCAATAATACGTTCATCATTACCAATGTGGAGGATTTTATGCTATACAATCAAAGTGTCATATGTAAGTTCCTTTTGAATTATATATGGTGATTCTAGAGACAACTCCTTAGAGATGGATTTGCAAATTAGTACAAGGTTATTTACGTATTGTTTACAAGTTATCAATAGTATGAGGTCTCCAAACTTAAGAAAGTTTATTATCTACCACTAAAAAAATGTTTATTATCTCTCTCCTGCGGGAGATTCGTGTCAAGAAGCAGAACTCCGTGAGGTCCTATTTTGCCACAAGTTGAACGGAGATGCACACAATTTAGCTAAGGTGTAATGTTTTCTTCCTGTTTGACGTCATAATATTCTTTTGAATTCTCCACACTTTATTATCTTGCTTCTGATGTTTTATCTTATTTTGAGAATTGTATTTTTTGAGTTAAAATAAAGGTAGTTTTTTTCTATAGAAAAAGAGTGGCCTATGTGGGAATTTCCTATTTGACGCATTATGCGTCAAACTGTCGATCTTTCGCACACGAGCCGGCGATCAAGCGGTGACATGGGCTGGCCTCTTAACGTGTTGCAGCGTTTTTCGGTTTTGCGAATCTTCTAGAGTTTTCCAGCCGTTTTTTTCTGGTTTTGAGAACCTTTTCTAGAAGGTTCGTAAACcgttttttacttttccttttccttttttctttttcaatTACTTTTTGCCTTTTAGTTCCttccattttctattttctattttttgtttctttttcttttttactttcattaaaaaaattatttttcaataagaatgttcCTGTTTCAAAAACAATGTTTGTGTTCTCAATTTTTTctatatttcaaaaaatgttcacttttcCAAAAATTGTTCATTTTTGAAAAACCGTTTGTGTTTTCAAATCTTGCTCCATAGTTCCGTAAATTGTTTGcattttttgtttgtgtttcaaattttgttctgacTTTCAAAAAATGTCAGCGTTCCATAAATTGTTGTGTTTCTAATTTTTTTaggaatttcagaaaattttcCTGTTTTGAATGTTTGTGCTCTGAATTGTTTTCTGGATTATAAAAACGTTGACGTTTTGAAAACAAAATCGTGATTGTAAAAAAAGGTTCATATCCACAAAGATTGTTCAATTCTAGAAAAGTGTTCGCGTTCTAAATAATGTTCTGATTTTTTTAATATTTGTTCACAAATATGAAAAGTGTTCGCGTTTCATGTAGCTTTCACATTTTTGTTAAAAAATGTCGGACCTTCGAAATTTCAAAAATAATCGAATCTGCGTTATACTTGGTCATTGAGGCTCTCCGCTGCTGTACGGTCAACAGTGCCAGCTAGTTTAACTGGCCGGCAGGTCATCGCCTTTTGCGAGGTGTCTTAGATTCGATCCGTCGGGGGAGCAATATAATATATTTTTGCGTTGCTACCTTTGCATCtctgagactagccacaatgggtagtaacatagagtggtaacatgctcatgttactactctatgttactacctctatagtgagaagtaacatatgtgtagtaacatgcaacacttcatttattatgctatagactcatcttgccttgatatgtgtgatgttacagtaactagctaagttactagaactacctctcttcattaactcattgccacatagacaaatttgttgagttggacttgAAGTTaccgctgaagttactcccactgtggctagtctgaagTAGTAGCATGTGTGTTCAGCCGACAATCttaaaatcactaattaaggagtactcattgcaaagaacactccactttcccaggtcaggacaagtggcgcacatgcagcgcgccacttgtcgcaacctgggagtttttccttttttcgtagatccgtttattcaaaacgttttatctcttaaaccgtgcgtccaaatctcgaatcgttttcaccattggattcctcgcgtcgagatcttcaaaactagatcccatgttgataggttttgacgaacttcttttttcacgaaaaaatcgagcgaaaaaaccgaaccggaagcacagtttttttcctttccgaaagaggcacgcccgtgcctctcgcgaaatcacaaccgtgcctctcgtggaaacaAAATCGTGACTCacgtggaaggaaaaaaaaacagaaaacgcgttttttttccgtttccgagaggcacggccgtgactctcgcgaaagcacaaccgtgcccctcgcgaaagcaaaaccgtgactctcgcgtaagaaaaaaaacagaaaacgcgtatttttttcacttttcgagaggcacggccgtgactttcgcgtaaccacaaccgtgcctctcgtggaagcaaaaccgtgactctcacgaaagaaaaaaaaacagaaaacgtgttttgtttttccctttccgggaggcacggccgtgactctcgcgaaagcacaaccgtgcctctcgcggaagcaaaactgtgactctcgcgaatgaacaaaaaacagaaaacgcgtttttttcgtttccgaaaggcacgccgtgactctcgataaagcacaaccgtgcctcttgcggaagaaaaaccgtgactttcgcgaaagggaaaaaaaagaaaacgcgttttttcgtgcaaaaatttttttttcgaattttttttgatcgaaaagctaagaaagaccggggaaaaccaaaacgtcgaaaaaacccggaaaaaaaccgtttaaaaagccgaaaacgcgtgcgaaaaaataaaaataaaaataaaatccgaagggagcgtccagagcgtgacacatggcgaatggctgagagcgcgccaagtggcgctgatcgttgcgaggctcccgaaggagcgctcgttaactagttgctccccgaCAATCTGATAGGAGGAGCTCCCGCTATGTGGGCTAAATCCAGACAAACTTGGAGAAAGAGACATGCTAAATGGGCCGGAAAATCTAATGCACATGGGAAATTTAATCTAATTCAGCTATTTGTAATTCGCGATTTAATCACGAAACGCGCCACTTCTAATGTAAGGATTGCTAAAAGGAAAATTTGGGAAAAAGAACCCATTGTATGGGAAATACTTCAAGAAGTTATGCGGGGACATCCTGTACTGTTAAATAGAGCACCTACCCTGTATAGATTAGGCATACAGGCCTTTCAACCCATTTTAGTAGAGGGGCGTACTATTTCTTTACACCCATTAGTGTGTAAGGGTTTCAATGCGGACTTCGATGGAGATCAAATGGCTGTTCATCTACCTTTATCCTTGGAAGCTCAGGCAGAAGCCCGTTTACTTATGTTTTCTCATATGAATCTCTTATCTCCCGCTATTGGGGATCCTATTTGCGTACCAACCCAAGACATGCTTATCGGGCTTTATGTATTAACGATTGGAAAGCGTCGAGGTATTTGTGCAAATAGATATAATAGTTGCAGAAACTACCCAAATCTAAAAGTAAattacaataataataataattctaAATATAGGAAAGATAAAGAACCCCATTTTTCTAGTTCTTATGATGCACTGGGAGCTTATAGACAAAAACTAATCAGTTTAGATAGTCCCTTGTGGCTACGATGGAACCTGGATCAACGCGTCATTGGGTCAAGAGAAGTTCCGATTGAAGTTCAATATGAATCTTTGGGGACTTATCATGAGATTTATGCCCACTCTTGGTCATATTCCTCACCCTAAGAAAAAAAGAAATTCGTTCGATATACATTCGAACCACTCttggtcatatttctttttatagAGAAATAGAGGAAGCCATACAAGGATTTAGTCAGGCCTATTCATACACTACCTAAACAAGAAAGTTAGATTCGGCGATGCCCCTCCCCTTTCGGGGGGCATTCCGATTTCCCTAGTATCATCATTATTTGCCACGCGAATCCAGATTGAGATTGAGGCAAGTTAATTAAATTTTCGAATCACTGACTCAGGCCCATTGTCGAATCCTACTCAGCAATTGTCGAATCCTACTCAACCGAAAAGGGGGTACTTATGTATGGCGGAACGGGCCAATCTGGTCTTTCATAATAAAGAGATAGACGGAACTGGTATGAAACGACTTATTAGCAGATTAATAGATCATTTTGGAATGGGATATACATCCCATATACTGGATCAACTAAAGACTCTGGGCTTCCATCAAGCCACTACTACATCGATTTCGTTAGGAATCGAGGATCTTTTAACAATACCCTCTAAGGGATGGTTAGTCCAAGACGCGGAACAACAGAGTTTTCTTTTGGAGAAACACTATTATTATGGGGCTGTACACGCGGTAGAAAAATTACGCCAATCTGTTGAGATATGGTATGCGACAAGTGAATATTTGAAAcaagaaatgaattcaaatttttgGATAACGGAAATTTAATCATGAAAATCAGAGTCCATCAGAAAGAAGTCCACATCACCCCCCGGGGTTTCAGAAACCCACTAATCCACCCCCTCACCTCTAAAACCGGTTAATTAACCCCCTAAGAGCTCTAATACCGGCCAAATGACCCCCTAATCCCAATTCGAGTGGTATTTGCCGGTGGTTTTGCTTGTGTGGCTCTCCACGATTGCCACATGGGCTTGGTAGGGTGGTTCTTGGACTTAACTGCTCCTCATGTTTTCTTGACGGGTTAACTGCTCCTCATGTTTGTTTGGGCCTCGTTCCCTCTTTCCTTTCAACGAGATGGCCGCGGGGCAAGACGTGATAATCGCCGCGTGAGCATAGCAGCGCGACTACTCCAGGTGAGGCGCTCAGCTCCTCTACGCCCCGCACACACGTCCTTCTCTGTGTGAACCACGCATTGAAACTGGTGCTTGCAACGATCCTTTCTGAATTCAGATGTCACACGCCTACCTAGATAGTCTTCGATCAGTCCAGTGATTAGTACTAACGCACCACAGTTGCACTGGGCTACTGTTTGTTTAGTTAATGTGTGTATATCGTGATTATCTCTATGCACTTGAACAGTCTAGGTTCTGAAGATTTTAAAGCAGTTTTTTCGAATTCAGAAGATACGACTTGGCTCCCTGGCCACTGCCATTTTCCAAGATTTCGATTTTTGCTCCATGACTAATCTGGACCGACATCTTAGTATTCTTTTCATGGTACTTGTGTGACCATAATTAAACAACTAGCCGGCCGGTGAGCTACAGTACACATTGAAACAGTGCTCTGCAATCAACAGTTCCCTTTCAGACACTTGCCTATAAATAGTATAATGTACACCATTTGGGCCCCTGGGATGATTCCCTGTGTTTTTTTCCTGCAAGTACTAATGCTCTGAGCATGCTTCAGTTTCGGGCTCTTGAGTAGTTCTCGCAGCAGCTCTGCTCTCTCCTTCCTCCGGTCCACGAACATCTGTTGCAACAAAACAGGGCATGTACTTCAGAAAATGGCATAAAGTTCAGTGCATATGCATCTGTATTGTACAAAATTAGTACACATGATGTACTCCATGCGCCGCTGTTACACCGAGCCATGACGAGGTGGTCCATGTCCATGGCGTTTCCATGTCCCGGGAGATGGATCGGAGGAGGAGAGAAACTAGGGAGGTGGGGCGGCCATGGAGACAAAGAGAGGAGGATAGGAACTAGAGAACAAGGACGGGCAAGCTTCAGCTGGCGTCCATGGAGACGAacaggggaggaggaagagaggaactaGGGATGGGGATTGGGGATTGGGTGAAACTTCAGACTTCTGCACGCCTCATATCTCTTCTGCACGTAGGCAAAACCGCTTGCAAAAACCACCATAATCAGCGACATGGGGTGCTTTGCCTGGTTTTGGATAGTCCAGGGGGTCAATTAACCGGAATTAGGGCTGGGGGTGTGGGTTAGCCTGTTTCTGAAACACCAGGGGGTGATGTGGACTTCTTTCGAGTCCATCACCGAGTCTCTCTATCGCCGGAGCCCCGCGGAAGAAAAATAATCTCTCGCCGGGGAGGGGCCAAGCACAGCCCCGCCCCTCCCCGCCGTCGACGCTTCTCGAGACCCTTGTGACGGCGAGGATTTCTGGGCCAGGCACGGCGACCCTTCGCCGGAGCTCGCAGGGGCGCAGCAGCCTTGGTACCGGATCGGATCTCGCGAGGTACAGATATCTCGCCTCGTCTCATCGACCCGCCGTCGATTTCAGATTGAACAAGGTGCTTCTTGCTGCAGCCCACTCAATCAATATCGTGGCtgattaatttaatttaatttaatttctgCAGATGTTTTTAGACGTGGCGGAACAGAGAGGAGAGGGCACTTCTCTTCTTCTTCAGATGTGCGGCTCAGCCAAAATTTGTGTCGGGTCAGGTACCGAAACAACTCATGCTAATTAACTACTGTATTTTGTTACTGAAATGGTGATGGGGAATACTAGCAATCTCGGAACACGGTCCAAAAACACAAGCACATAAGCTGCTATGACAAATGGGTCAACATTCCATCAGATTGATACCAATGTCTCTGATCAGAGAACAAAACGAGGCACTGCAgttaaaaataatatattttttcagAGAAAATGGGCCTAGCCCCGGCTCCATTGCATTAACAATGAAACCCAGCAGAACACGGTCATGTATCAATCAAGTATTACAAAGCTTAACAGCTTAGAAAACTAAAGAGCAACATGCCCGCCGGGGGAAACTCCCCTCGACGCTAGTTAAAATAAAATCAATCTGCGTTTGTTTGTATGTTGAAATATTATTATTAAGTGAAGTAGAATAACGCCTAGCCAGCATAACTCGGACAAAATTGTCATCGTTGGCTATCAGAAAGTTGTTACAGGGTTGGAGCGCTTTTTTTTTTCTATCTTAGGGTGAGGAATGCAGGGAGGAAGATGTCAGGAATCCGAGGGCATCTGCACTGCTGTGCAGGTGGCGACGATAGGCAGAGGTTTGTGGTGTCAGTTTCAGGGGAAGCGAATCGGGATAGATTGGTGACATGAGATGCATTCTGCATGATGACACTGACCTTAATTCGAGAGGATTACTGCATCTCCCTTCTAATGATAGTAGCAATTAACGCTAAGAATTGAGCAATTATTACAGTTTATGTATAAGTATCGCAATGAGCTAACGACGTTACATAAGCATGACAACACACAAGTTATGATAGCTAATAAGGTTTAAGTATGAGCATATATCAGATGACTTATTACAACACAAACTTATAGCTCCCTCCGTTAATAGTAACATAACTGTAATGTTGGCATAGTAATGGTTGTTACTGTTTGATGGCCTTTGTCTAAGTCCGTAGGGCTATTTGTTTTCAGTGATCTACATAACGGTTTATCCAGCGACTTATCCATCTGAAAGGGTGACGCATGGCAAGCCGCGCCCTGAATCTAGGGAGTTAAGCTATTCCACAGAAACTGCTGGTGGACAACCGACTCTTATAAATGTAGTAACAGTTGCTGCTGAAGGTAGAATATAAACTCACTCTAGCAGAAGACTGTAATGCTAGACCATATTTTGTCAACGTAAGATAGTGCCTTTTGATAACTTCTAGCCTGATTTTCCTCAGTTTGCTTAATAGACTGAAAATAAGGGGACTAGGCAAGTTCATCAATAACCAATTCTTGAGGTTTAGCTTCTTGAAATAAAATTACCAGATTTTCTGGACGAGGACAAGagccaaaaacaaaaaaagaacatTAAAATAAACTAGAGATCAGAGTATCTAACTCCTTGGCATACATATATAGCACACTGAAGAAATGGCATTTGTACTGGGCTACTGGCTAACATTATTACTACAGAAACATATTTACTGTTTACTAATGCGTCCCAGCCACAGTAGTAATCCACGCATGACACAACTGCAGTAGTGATATAGGTGGAACCGTGGAAGTAGATTACTATGGTAATATATGTCTGGTTCACTCTAACAGTGTACAAACAAACAATCATCAAGATGAACAACACACAGAAAGAAGGAACAAATCTCACACATCCAGTGGTCTGGCCTGGCTGTATTTTGGCTTGGTGTCTCAAGTTGTAAACCACCTTCCTGCTGGCTGCACATTCCTTCACAGCTTCACCGCATTGTGAAGCCTAAAGCTCTTCTGATGTAATCCCATCAGTGAGTGTCTTCTTCTGAACCTAGCAGATGGGTCACAAAAAACATAAGCAGAGTTAGTAGCAGATCGTCAGTTATTGAGGCAATGTTTACACAACACCAAAATAATTATTGAGGAGTTAGTAGCAGATCGTCAGTTATATTGAGGAAAAAACCAAAAGAATTATAATCTTTAGCCTTCACGTGGTGGCTCGGCTCCCTTGCACAAAACTCCAATGCTAGCTTTTGCTTTGCCTTGTCCTTGCCTTCCAATGGATGCGTATCATCAATGGATTTTTTCCTTTTGATTTGGACCTGACTGCCTCTGTCCTGTACGGCGACCCGACCCTTGCTGCTACCTAGTAGCGCACCTGTAGGTTTCCCAGTCGAACACGAGGACTTAGTTCTGGACTCGGTCCAGTTTTGTTTTCCAAACAAATCTCCGGCTTGCTCTTTGCTTCAGCTTGCACACGTAGCTCTAGCGCACGACTCAGCGCTGGTCATCCGGGCCCCTTGGCAGCAGCTCAATCGCCTGGGCCGCAGCCTCCGCTGCCGCTGGCCTGCCAGCCGTCGTTTGCCTGCACACACGCTGCTGCCCAGAGGATCCTCGTTATCCGCTAGCACGCTTTTCCGCTGTACGCTCGCCCGATTTATCTTCTGATTCATCGCCCGCACGTCCAGCTTTATGTGCGCACACGACCATACTATCCGCCGCTACGTGCAGTCCAATCTCGACGAGATGGCGAACTCGCCGCGATACGGCGCTTCCGATTGCGAACTCGCCAGCTTCTCTTGCGTTCCTGTACTATTAtattggcatatgttacatcgtgtgtctagtcccgctatatatgagaggcctaggatacaagtgtcctactaggacatgactccatatcctatttaaacacaatacaactacaagtccaactgtaacctaccttgtacactatattcgacacaactccaacagatACAAGCGGGCAAACTCAACCATACGAACTAACCAGTAGAGCATGGACTTACAACAGTTATTGAACAAGTCAAAGGAGCTGCACAAGCAATAGGACCATCTCCCCGAGAAATTTGAGGGTGCAGTCTGGTCGGCATAACATATGGTAGATAACAGAAATCCACGCATGCATCGGAACCACCGAAACAAGGTGGAGATGCTCTGCGTCCACTGCAGTAGCCGGGACGATCCGCTCCGGATGATTCCTGTAATCGTCAGACGGCTCCTGTTGAAGCAACCAGTGCTGGTCTGCACGGCGCCATAGAGAATGTCGCCACTGACGATCTTTTGCTTAGCATCATCGAAGATGTCTTCCACTTGCTCCTGGGCGTGCCTCAGCATGGCGGCCATCTTGTCCAGTGTGGCTACATCAGGTTTCAGTTTTTCTGATCTCTTTATCATCCTCTCTTGATCTACTGCCTGCATCGTGTGCTGCAGTTCCGGGATGATGCAGGTCTCCAGTTCCAGGAGTTTCTTGGATGCGTCGAAGACCAGAAAGGAAAGGATCTTGGACAAGAGAAAGGCGATGATGGGCAACATCAACCAGCCCAGCACAATGGCCCAGCCAGCTGCGGCAACATCCCAACTAGTGGCCATGGAATGCTGCTTCGAAATGATGACTGAGCGGATGATGAGCTAGACCAACCATTCCAACACGCTTATGGCCAGAAGCACGAAGACAAACATGAAGATGATGCTCATCAGTAACCCACCTATCACCGTCATGGGCTTCAAGAACCAGACCGGCACCTCCTGAACAATCATCGTCCCACTTAGCTCCTCCCTTGGTCGGTTTCTGGGTCCACCACTGTGTGTCACCATTTCTCTACCTTCGCCACCATAATAAATTGAACCCATGGATTGCAGCATTTGATTTCTTGGATTGCTTTTACCAGCGACTTCATTGTTCTCATCTTGAATTCCATCAGTTTCA
Coding sequences within:
- the LOC123080840 gene encoding uncharacterized protein gives rise to the protein MATSWDVAAAGWAIVLGWLMLPIIAFLLSKILSFLVFDASKKLLELETCIIPELQHTMQAVDQERMIKRSEKLKPDVATLDKMAAMLRHAQEQVEDIFDDAKQKIVSGDILYGAVQTSTGCFNRSRLTITGIIRSGSSRLLQWTQSISTLFRWFRCMRGFLLSTICYADQTAPSNFSGRWSYCLCSSFDLFNNCCKSMLYWLVRMVEFARLYLLELCRI